Proteins from one Camelina sativa cultivar DH55 chromosome 8, Cs, whole genome shotgun sequence genomic window:
- the LOC104707637 gene encoding K(+) efflux antiporter 3, chloroplastic encodes MAISTMLGSISCCPSPKGYEMIKQHSGRFKHCVFTVKSSCVPVYSEGVNCGFKLHSFVGTDLVKRRVFLDTSRRFYFQGRWSESSGRRVVQTYDVASAVDVINDLGFDTLTFLMVTVIIVPAFRVLKASPILGFFFAGVVLNQFGLIRNLTDVKVLSEWGILFLLFEMGLELSLARLKALAKYAFGMGLTQVLLCTLAFTAFELPPNGAIGTRILEFLFHSRNDLVNIRSIDEAVVIGAALSLSSSAFVLQLLAEKGELPTRFGSATLGILLLQDIAVVPLLVVLPVLESQNLGGESIWPELAKESAKALGGLGILSLGGKFFLRRIFDVVAETRSSEAFVALCLLTVAGTSLLTQKLGFSDTLGAFLAGALLAETNFRTQIEADIRPFRGLLLGLFFVTTGTSIDMEVLFREWPNVLSLLGGLIVIKTLIITAIGPRVGLTLQESVRIGFLLSQGGEFAFVVFSLANRLGVLPNELNKLLIIVVVLSMALTPYLNQLGKRAADFLDEKLDPGDRIGEDVNFDVSESIVIIGFGQMGQVLANFLSTPLVSDSDLVGWPYIGFDLNPAVVKESRKQGFPILYGDGSRPSVLQSAGVSSPKAIMIMYKGKKRTTEAVQRLRLAFPGSPIYARAQDLPHLLELKKVGVTDAILENAETSLQLGSKLLTGFGVMSDDVSFLSKVFRDSMEIQAQEEITANENNAVNLKPMQMKASDINVESAAQVQLMKPMQMKASDSNADSAEILQERDGLSQPENDSYSVNIDNGFVGKADKAQE; translated from the exons ATGGCAATTAGTACTATGTTAGGGTCCATCTCTTGTTGCCCCTCTCCCAAG GGGTATGAGATGATTAAACAACACAGTGGTCGATTCAAGCATTGTGTTTTCACGGTGAAATCGTCGTGTGTGCCTGTGTATTCGGAAGGCGTAAACTGTGGGTTCAAGTTGCATTCTTTTGTGGGTACAGATTTAGTTAAAAGAAGGGTTTTTTTGGATACTTCTAGAAGATTCTATTTCCAAGGTAGATGGTCTGAATCTTCCGGGAGGAGAGTGGTACAAACTTATGATGTAGCAAGTGCTGTTGATGTAATCAACGATCTTGGATTCGATACTTTGACCTTCTTGATGGTCACTGTTATTATTGTCCCTGCATTCAGAGTCCTCAAAGCCAGTCCG atacttggtttcttctttgctGGTGTTGTCCTCAATCAATTTGGTTTGATTAGAAATCTCACAGATGTTAAAGTTCTTtcggaatgggggattcttttCCTG CTCTTTGAGATGGGTCTAGAGCTTTCACTTGCACGTCTGAAAGCTCTCGCAAAATATGCTTTTGGCATGGGACTAACTCAG GTTTTGTTATGCACGCTTGCATTCACTGCTTTTGAACTCCCACCTAATGGAGCCATAGGAACACGAATTCTTGAATTCCTTTTTCATTCAAGGAATGACTTG GTCAACATTAGAAGCATTGATGAGGCCGTAGTCATTGGCGCTGCTCTTTCATTGTCATCTTCAGCTTTTGTTCTACAG CTTCTTGCAGAAAAAGGTGAGCTCCCTACAAGATTTGGCTCAGCAACCTTGggaattcttcttctacag GATATAGCTGTTGTACCGTTACTAGTCGTTCTTCCGGTGTTGGAAAGCCAG AATCTTGGTGGGGAAAGTATATGGCCGGAGCTTGCAAAAGAAAGTGCAAAGGCTCTTGGTGGGTTGGGCATTCTCTCTCTTGGAGGAAAGTTCTTTCTCCGTAGAATTTTCGAT GTTGTTGCAGAAACCAGAAGCTCTGAAGCTTTTGTTGCCCTATGCCTTCTCACAGTTGCTGGGACTTCACTTCTGACTCAAAAGCTTGGTTTCAGCGATACG CTTGGAGCTTTTCTTGCTGGTGCACTTCTAGCGGAAACAAATTTCCGAACACAAATAGAAGCTGATATTAGGCCGTTTAGAGGGTTACTACTTGGTTTATTCTTTGTGACCACAGGAACTTCTATTGACATGGAG GTTTTGTTTCGAGAATGGCCTAATGTTCTCTCACTCTTGGGTGGTCTGATTGTGATCAAAACACTTATCATAACCGCAATCGGTCCCCGAGTTGGTCTCACATTACAAGAAAGCGTAAGAattggttttcttctttcccaAGGAGGGGAATTCGCATTTGTTGTGTTCTCTTTAGCCAACAG GCTAGGAGTGCTTCCAAATGAGTTGAACAAGCTGCTCATTATCGTAGTTGTTTTGTCTATGGCGTTAACACCTTATCTTAACCAACTTGGCAAAAGAGCTGCCGATTTTCTTGATGAGAAACTTGATCCTGGAGat AGAATAGGTGAGGATGTGAACTTCGACGTCAGTGAATCAATTGTCATCATTGGATTTGGACAAATGGGTCAG GTGCTTGCCAATTTTTTGTCGACGCCATTGGTCTCAGATAGTGATCTTGTGGGATGGCCTTATATTGGTTTTGATCTGAATCCTGCTGTAGTGAAG GAATCAAGGAAACAAGGTTTCCCGATATTGTATGGAGACGGATCTCGACCATCAGTTTTGCAGTCTGCAGGTGTGTCATCTCCTAAAGCTATCATGATAATGTATAAAGGCAAGAAGAGAACTACTGAGGCGGTTCAAAGACTCCGTCTTGCCTTCCCCGGG aGTCCGATTTACGCAAGAGCTCAAGATTTACCGCATCTCCTTGAACTAAAGAAAGTAGGAGTCACAGATGCAATCCTCGAGAATGCAGAG ACAAGTCTACAGCTAGGTTCGAAGCTGTTGACAGGATTTGGAGTAATGTCTGACGACGTAAGCTTTCTGAGCAAAGTTTTCAGAGATTCAATGGAGATTCAAGCTCAAGAAGAAATCACAGCTAATGAAAACAATGCAGTTAATTTGAAGCCAATGCAAATGAAAGCTTCTGATATAAACGTGGAGTCAGCTGCACAGGTGCAGCTCATGAAGCCAATGCAAATGAAGGCTTCTGATTCAAACGCAGACTCTGCAGAGATTCTTCAAGAAAGAGATGGTTTGAGTCAGCCTGAGAATGATTCTTATTCTGTGAATATAGATAATGGATTTGTTGGTAAAGCTGATAAAGCTCAAGAGTAA
- the LOC104707643 gene encoding uncharacterized protein LOC104707643, with product MFSNEFAEAKAVVFWDVDDYKIPDGLDAGEVSKNIKAAALADNVFVSAGIKLKRVSEGSKGKDSSRDLAIHSRMWLWTIDNVDESSTIMVISDNLFDGTVEKFKEMNHNVVWRSLSAEGKPIAHTRGGRRSSERDDHVCSGCVNPTFLVDPFVKSL from the exons ATGTTCAGTAACGAATTCGCCG AGGCTAAGGCAGTGGTCTTCTGGGACGTCGATGACTACAAGATCCCTGATGGTCTAGATGCTGGCGAGGTTTCGAAGAACATCAAAGCAGCAGCACTTGCGGATAATGTGTTTGTCTCCGCTGGAATCAAGCTCAAACGCGTATCAGAAG GATCGAAAGGAAAGGATAGTTCGAGAGATCTAGCTATTCACTCTCGCATGTGGTTGTGGACTATTGACAATGTTGATGAATCATCAACGATAATGGTGATCTCAGATAACCTCTTTGACGGCACTGTGGAGAAGTTTAAAGAGATGAATCACAATGTTGTTTGGAGAAGCCTATCAGCTGAGGGGAAACCTATCGCCCACaccagaggaggaagaagaagctcagaACGTGATGACCATGTTTGTTCTGGATGCGTCAATCCAACTTTTTTAGTTGATCCTTTTGTGAAAAGTCTCTAG
- the LOC104707641 gene encoding cardiolipin synthase (CMP-forming), mitochondrial, whose product MAFYRSFRKLVEINHRKTRPFFTAATASSPSGGTVSLIPPQFSPLFPHFSHRLSPISKWFVPLHGPLFLSSPPWKLLQSATPLHWRGNGAVFKKVEALNLGLDRIRRRTRFPRQLGLQSVVPTVDPDDSKEENGGVITSFVNVPNLISMARLVSGPALWWMISNEMYSPAFVGLAVSGASDWLDGYMARRMKINSVVGSYLDPLADKVLIGCVAVAMVQKDLLHPGLVGIVLLRDVALVGGAVYLRALNLDWKWKSWSDFFNLDGSSAQKVEPLFISKVNTVFQLALVAGALLQPEFGNPDTQTWITYLSWLVASTTMASTAAYGVQYWKKRPISMIKRS is encoded by the exons ATGGCGTTTTACAGATCCTTCAGAAAGCTAGTTGAAATCAATCACCGGAAAACAAGACCGTTCTTCACCGCCGCAACCGCTTCTTCACCTTCCGGCGGAACCGTCTCTCTGATCCCACCGCAGTTTTCGCCGTTGTTCCCACACTTCTCACATCGGCTGTCTCCGATTTCGAAATGGTTCGTTCCTCTTCATGGACCTCTCTTCTTGTCTTCTCCTCCTTGGAAACTGCTTCAGTCCGCCACACCTCTGCATTGGCGCGGAAACGGCGCTGTTTTCAAGAAGGTCGAAGCTCTGAATCTTGGATTGGATCGAATTAGAAGAAGAACTAGGTTTCCGAGACAGTTAGGGTTACAGTCTGTGGTGCCAACGGTGGATCCTGACGACTCGAAGGAGGAGAATGGTGGGGTAATCACGAGTTTTGTTAATGTGCCGAATTTGATATCTATGGCGAGATTAGTATCTGGTCCCGCGCTTTGGTG GATGATCTCGAATGAGATGTATTCTCCTGCTTTCGTAGGCTTAGCTGTTTCTGGAGCTAGTGATTGG TTAGATGGTTACATGGCTAGGAGGATGAAGATTAATTCTGTGGTTGGCTCGTACCTTGATCCTCTTGCAGACAAG GTTCTCATCGGGTGTGTCGCAGTAGCAATGGTGCAGAAAGATCTCTTACATC CTGGACTGGTAGGAATTGTGTTGTTACGGGATGTTGCACTCGTCGGTGGTGCAGTTTACCTAAGGGCACTAAACTTGGACTGGAAG TGGAAGAGTTGGAGTGATTTCTTCAACCTCGATGGTTCAAGCGCTCAGAAAGTAGAACCATTGTTTATAAGCAAG GTGAATACAGTTTTCCAGTTGGCTCTAGTCGCTGGTGCACTACTTCAACCCGAGTTTGGGAATCCAGATACCCAGACATGGATCACTTATCTAAG CTGGTTAGTTGCTTCAACGACTATGGCTTCAACTGCAGCTTATGGGGTACAATACTGGAAAAAGAGACCTATCTCTATGATTAAGAGATCATAG
- the LOC104707639 gene encoding derlin-2.2-like, with product MAQAVEEWYKQMPIITRSYLTAAVITTVGCSLDIISPYNLYLNPTLVVKQYQYWRLVTNFLYFRKMDLDFMFHMFFLARYCKLLEENSFRGKTADFLYMLLFGASVLTGIVLIGGMIPYLSASFAKIIFLSNSLTFMMVYVWSKQNPYIHMSFLGLFTFTAAYLPWVLLGFSILVGASAWVDLLGMIAGHAYYFLAEVYPRMTNRHPLKTPSFLTALFADEPVVVARPENVRFAPAPFDEIHQD from the exons ATGGCTCAGGCTGTAGAAGAATGGTATAAACAGATGCCGATCATCACTCGCTCCTATCTCACGGCTGCTGTTATCACCACCGTCGGATGTTCCCTCGAT ATAATATCTCCGTATAACCTCTACTTGAATCCTACCCTTGTGGTAAAGCAATACCAATATTGGCGTCTCGTTACTAATTTCTTGTATTTCCGCAAGATGG ATTTGGACTTCATGTTCCATATGTTCTTTCTTGCCCGATACTGCAAACTCCTTGAAGAAAACTCCTTCAGGGGAAAGACTGCTGATTTCCTATACATGCTTCTGTTTGGAGCATCTGTTTTGACTGGTATTGTTCTTATCGGTGGAATGATACCGTACTTGTCCGCATCATTTGCTAAAATCATATTTCTCAGCAACTCATTGACTTTCATGATG GTCTACGTATGGAGCAAACAAAATCCTTATATTCACATGAGTTTCCTTGGTCTGTTCACTTTCACTGCAGCTTACCTACCATGG GTGCTTCTTGGGTTCTCTATCCTTGTTGGTGCCAGTGCTTGGGTGGATCTTCTG GGTATGATAGCTGGTCACGCTTACTACTTTCTGGCTGAGGTTTATCCGCGAATGACTAACCGTCATCCTTTAAAGACTCCATCATTCCTCACAGCCCTATTTGCAGATGAACCAGTTGTGGTTGCACGGCCTGAAAATGTGAGGTTTGCTCCTGCACCATTTGATGAGATCCACCAAGATTGA
- the LOC104707642 gene encoding uncharacterized protein LOC104707642, whose protein sequence is MENPSKRQKCRTQQDVGDSSSPGLWLEDNTMRVGLCFKDISELKKAVDWWSIKRQRKCLLIREMDKDRYAFECLRWGCKWSIRASRIKEDGLLKITKCTGPHTCRPKYASEFKVKFIDCEIERAVRVQPMVSVAELDKLWEEKHGYSLDGVEEVDNDAKGVLRAAKEKAIKRVFGDWDKSFGFIPKLMSALQSSNGLLVDWQYDSLPNTEHASFRGVFWAFPQSIQGFQHCRPLIVVDTKNLGGKYKMKLMIASAFDAANQYFPLAFAVTKEVSVDSWRWFLTSIRDKVTQRQGICLISSPDPDIVTVINEPGSQWKEPWAYHRFCLDHLCSQLQSVSSDYDHNMEYLVGKAGSSSKKEEFDSYMLEIKEKNPEAWKWLDQIPPHQWALVHDSGSRRYGIMRIKTQFLFAVCKRFPKAAMAGGVMLLFGELRDAFEETFSRTRGMVHRGDVYTDLVMEKFDEFKKDSTTCVITTLERDAYQVSTASKKQKRYMGKVNVSTSGIVQLNESTCTCGKFQSKKFPCLHALAVCDKLKINPLQYVDDCYTVERYHKTYAAAFSPLPELSAWPEAASGVPTLLAPVISQSGKDDDDDYDEDEDDEGEYEYEDEEEEDEDDEW, encoded by the exons ATGGAAAACCCTAGTAAAAGACAGAAGTGCCGTACACAACAAGATGTGGGGGATTCAAGTTCACCTGGTTTGTGGCTTGAAGATAATACGATGCGTGTGGGATTGTGTTTTAAAGATATATCTGAGCTGAAGAAGGCAGTGGACTGGTGGTCCATTAAGAGGCAGCGAAAATGTTTACTGATTAGAGAGATGGACAAGGACAGGTATGCCTTTGAGTGTCTGAGATGGGGATGCAAGTGGTCAATTCGTGCTTCTCGAATAAAAGAAGACGGTCTTTTGAAGATAACTAAGTGTACTGGTCCACATACTTGTCGCCCTAAATATGCATCAGAATTTAAAGTCAAGTTTATAGATTGTGAGATTGAACGTGCGGTTAGGGTACAGCCCATGGTCTCAGTTGCAGAGTTAGATAAGTTGTGGGAAGAAAAACATGGCTATTCCCTTGATGGAGTGGAGGAGGTGGACAATGATGCAAAAGGAGTTTTGCGGGCTGCCAAAGAGAAAGCTATCAAAAGAGTCTTTGGAGACTGGGATAAGAGTTTCGGGTTCATACCCAAGTTAATGTCTGCGCTTCAGTCTTCTAATGGCCTGCTCGTGGACTGGCAATATGATTCTCTGCCTAATACTGAGCACGCCTCTTTCCGTGGTGTGTTTTGGGCATTTCCACAGTCGATCCAAGGGTTCCAGCACTGTAGACCTCTGATCGTGGTGGACACCAAAAACTTGGGAGGTAAATACAAAATGAAGCTGATGATTGCCTCTGCGTTTGATGCAGCCAACCAATATTTTCCTCTTGCCTTTGCGGTTACTAAGGAAGTATCTGTGGATAGCTGGCGCTGGTTTCTCACTAGTATCAGAGACAAGGTAACACAGAGGCAAGGCATTTGCCTTATCTCCAGTCCGGACCCGGACATAGTCACTGTTATTAACGAACCCGGGTCTCAGTGGAAAGAGCCCTGGGCTTATCACAGGTTCTGTCTGGATCATCTTTGCTCCCAACTCCAGAGCGTTTCTTCAGACTACGACCACAATATGGAGTATCTTGTGGGTAAGGCTGGGTCCTCAAGTAAGAAGGAAGAATTTGATTCATACATGTTGGagatcaaagagaagaatcCAGAAGCTTGGAAATGGTTAGACCAAATCCCTCCACATCAGTGGGCTCTGGTTCATGACAGTGGTAGTCGGAGATACGGAATCATGAGGATAAAAACTCAATTTCTCTTTGCTGTCTGTAAAAGATTTCCGAAAGCTGCGATGGCAGGGGGTGTGATGCTTCTGTTTGGTGAACTGAGAGATGCTTTTGAGGAGACTTTTAGCCGTACCCGTGGTATGGTTCACCGTGGCGATGTGTACACAGACCTTGTCATGGAGAAGTTTGACGAGTTCAAGAAAGATTCCACTACTTGCGTTATAACGACATTGGAAAGAGATGCGTATCAGGTCTCAACGGCCTCGAAGAAGCAGAAAAGGTATATGGGTAAGGTTAATGTCTCCACCAGTGGGATTGTTCAGCTTAATGAGTCAACTTGCACTTGTGGAAAGTTTCAAAGCAAAAAGTTCCCATGTCTGCACGCTCTAGCTGTCTGTGATAAGCTGAAAATCAACCCGTTGCAGTACGTAGATGACTGTTACACTGTTGAACGGTATCACAAAACGTACGCGGCTGCATTTTCTCCTCTTCCGGAGTTATCAGCTTGGCCTGAAGCTGCTTCTGGAGTTCCAACATTGCTTGCTCCGGTCATAAGCCAGTCAG gaaaagatgatgatgatgattatgatgaggacgaagatgatgaaggtgaatatgaatatgaagatgaagaagaagaagatgaggatgatgagtgGTAA
- the LOC104707640 gene encoding adenosine deaminase-like protein, translating into MEWINSLPKIELHAHLNGSIRDSTLLELARVLGEKGVIVFADVEHVIQKNGRSLVEVFKLFDLIHKLTTDHKTVTRITREVVEDFALENVVYLELRTTPKRNDSIGMSKRSYMEAVIEGLRSVSEVDIDFVTASDSQKMHNVCDGIGRKKIYLRLLLSIDRRETTESAMETVKLALEMRDVGVVGIDLSGNPLVGEWNTFLPALQFAKDNDLYITLHCGEVPNPKEIQSMLDFKPHRVGHACFFRDEDFTKVKSFRIPIEICLTSNIVTKSISSIDIHHFADLYKAKHPLILCTDDFGVFSTSLSNEYALAVRSFGLSKRETFALARTAIDATFAEDEVKQQLRLVYDSASPQYV; encoded by the exons atggaatgGATAAATTCACTGCCCAAAATCGAGCTTCATGCTCATCTCAACGGCTCCATTAGAGACTCAACTCTTCT AGAGCTTGCTAGGGTTCTTGGTGAGAAAGGTGTTATAGTGTTTGCTGATGTTGAACATGTCATTCAGAAGA ATGGTCGATCTTTGGTTGAAGTCTTCAAGTTGTTTGATTTGATCCACAAGCTTACTACTGATCACAAAACCGTGACAAGAATCACAAGAGAA GTTGTAGAAGATTTTGCTTTAGAGAATGTGGTGTATCTTGAGTTAAGAACCACTCCAAAG AGGAATGATTCGATAGGTATGAGTAAACGTTCTTATATGGAAGCGGTAATCGAAGGTCTGAGATCTGTCAGTGAAGTTGATATTGATTTCGTTACGGCATCTGATTCTCAAAAAATGCACAATGTCTGTGATGGAAttggaagaaagaagatttACCTTAGGCTTCTTCTTAGTATTGACCGTAGAGAGACAACCGAGTCCGCAATGGAAACT gtTAAGCTCGCATTGGAAATGAGAGATGTCGGGGTAGTTGGTATCGATCTTTCAGGGAATCCTCTTGTTGGAGAATG GAACACTTTCTTACCTGCATTACAGTTCGCTAAAGACAATGATCTTTACATCACTCTTCACTGTGGAGAG GTCCCCAATCCAAAAGAAATCCAATCCATGCTTGATTTCAAACCGCATCGAGTTGGCCATGCTTGTTTCTTCAGAGATgaagattttacaaaagtgaAATCTTTCCGGATTCCG ATTGAGATATGTCTAACATCCAACATTGTAACCAAATCGATATCTTCCATCGATATACACCATTTCG CTGATCTCTACAAGGCAAAACATCCATTGATTCTATGCACTGATGACTTTGGGGTATTTTCCACAAGCCTCTCCAATGAGTACGCTCTCGCTGTTCGTTCTTTTG GTCttagtaaaagagaaacatttgcATTGGCTAGAACCGCTATAGACGCAACGTTTGCAGAAGATGAAGTCAAGCAACAACTTAGGTTGGTTTATGATTCAGCCTCGCCACAGTATGTTTAG
- the LOC104709731 gene encoding S-locus-specific glycoprotein S13-like gives MKEEEEHKWSGGVRNIVYHHFYTFSFFLVLTLFRPAFSIHVNTLSPTDSLTISSNRTIVSLGDVFDLGFFKPSSGTSRWYLGIWYKKTSERTYVWVANRDSPLSSSIGTFKISDSNLVLLDHSNNTVWSTNLTKRDVSSPVVAELLANGNFVMRYSNNNNDTSGVLWQSFDYPTDTLLPEMKLGLDFKTGYNRFLRSWRSPDDPASGNYSYKLETQGVPEFFLWSKDVPVYRTGPWNGIRFGGIPDRRQFNEMVDSFTKNKEEITYKFLMNKTNHDTYSRLRVSPSGHFQQSTWIPQLTNWSMIWAFVGTLPRDECDVYKVCGPYSYCDYTKNPMCVCIPGFMPNDPRAWELNDWSNGCVRRTELNCRRDMFLGMTRMKLPDTKTAIVDRSIGEEKECRERCNMDCNCTAFANADLRQGGSGCLIWTGELMDIRNDAEEGQNLYVRVAVADLGLLKKNKFWLIITGLELVMC, from the exons atgaaggaagaagaagaacataaatGGAGTGGTGGCGTACGAAACATCGTCTACCACCATTTTTacaccttctccttcttcctagTCTTGACTCTCTTTCGTCCTGCGTTTTCAATCCATGTCAATACTTTGTCACCTACAGATTCTCTTACAATCTCAAGCAACCGAACCATTGTATCTCTTGGGGATGTTTTCGACCTTGGTTTCTTCAAACCTTCCTCGGGCACTTCTCGTTGGTATCTTGGGATTTGGTACAAGAAAACCTCCGAGAGAACTTATGTATGGGTTGCCAACAGAGACAGCCCTCTCTCCAGTTCCATTGGAACTTTCAAAATCTCCGACAGCAATCTCGTACTCCTCGACCACTCCAACAACACTGTTTGGTCAACGAATCTCACCAAAAGAGATGTGAGTTCTCCAGTCGTGGCAGAACTTCTCGCTAATGGCAACTTCGTGATGAGATActctaacaacaacaacgacacaAGTGGAGTTTTGTGGCAGAGTTTTGATTATCCGACAGATACTTTACTTCCGGAAATGAAGCTTGGTTTGGATTTTAAAACAGGATACAACAGATTCCTAAGATCTTGGAGAAGTCCTGATGATCCGGCGAGCGGTAATTATTCGTACAAACTCGAAACTCAAGGGGTTCCTGAGTTTTTTCTATGGAGTAAAGACGTTCCAGTGTATCGGACCGGTCCATGGAACGGAATCCGGTTTGGTGGTATACCGGATAGGCGACAGTTTAATGAAATGGTTGATAGTTTCACAAAGAATAAAGAAGAGATCACATACAAATTCCTGATGAACAAGACCAACCACGATACCTACTCAAGATTGAGAGTGAGTCCTTCAGGACATTTCCAACAATCTACGTGGATTCCGCAGTTAACGAACTGGAGCATGATATGGGCTTTTGTTGGAA CTTTGCCAAGAGATGAATGCGATGTGTACAAGGTATGTGGACCTTACAGTTACTGTGACTACACAAAAAATCCCATGTGTGTTTGTATCCCAGGATTCATGCCTAATGACCCTCGTGCGTGGGAGTTGAATGACTGGTCAAACGGATGTGTGAGGAGGACGGAACTAAACTGTCGCAGAGATATGTTTTTAGGGATGACGAGAATGAAGTTGCCGGATACTAAAACTGCGATTGTGGACCGAAGTATTGGGGAGGAGAAAGAGTGTAGGGAGAGGTGCAATATGGATTGTAATTGTACTGCGTTTGCGAATGCTGATCTCCGACAAGGCGGTTCAGGTTGCCTAATTTGGACCGGGGAGCTCATGGATATCCGAAATGACGCAGAAGAAGGTCAAAATCTTTACGTCAGAGTAGCGGTAGCTGATCTTGGTTTACTtaagaaaaataagttttggttGATTATTACCGGATTGGAACTTGTTATGTGTTAA